From the genome of Gemmatimonadota bacterium, one region includes:
- a CDS encoding amidohydrolase family protein, producing the protein MPTTMTMTMTITKRGAMTGILSRAGGVTAVTLAVAMAAVAVPLLSPASARAQVRMTVPPQSQPVALRGATIHTVTNGVIEDGTILFENGVIVAVGTDVEIPSGTRVVDVSGKHIYPGLIDAYSTVGISEIGSIGVSSDVNELGDFNPNVRAEVAFNAESRHIGTSRSAGVLVTLTTPGGGLISGMSSAMSLEGWDWEEMSMKSAAALNVNWPNPNPRRGRGRGGRGRGLGPDSQDTPPTYAEQVEQLKDFFAEARAYRDATAAGEEVRTDSRYIAMIPALDGEIPVVVSADGAAQINDAITWAQEEGVWLVIRGGRDAIHVADRLVANDIPVILTSTMAAPGRAYEGYDGAYSMPARLHEAGVRFAISGGSGSLYTNRLPWEAGVAVAFGLPEEEALKAVTINAAEFMGISDLVGSLEPGKQATLLITTGTPLDMTSDIEQIYIQGREIDMMDIQKFFFEKYMQKVLQKRRVVS; encoded by the coding sequence ATGCCTACGACCATGACCATGACCATGACCATTACGAAGCGAGGAGCCATGACGGGTATCCTGTCCCGGGCCGGCGGTGTGACCGCAGTGACCCTGGCCGTTGCGATGGCAGCTGTGGCCGTCCCCCTGCTGTCGCCGGCTTCGGCGAGGGCGCAGGTGCGGATGACCGTCCCGCCCCAGTCCCAACCGGTGGCGCTACGGGGGGCCACCATCCACACCGTGACGAACGGGGTGATTGAAGACGGCACGATCTTGTTCGAGAACGGGGTGATCGTCGCGGTCGGCACCGACGTTGAGATTCCCTCGGGGACTCGGGTGGTGGACGTCTCCGGCAAGCACATCTATCCAGGCCTCATCGACGCCTACAGCACGGTGGGCATCAGCGAGATCGGCTCCATAGGCGTCTCGAGTGACGTCAACGAGCTGGGCGACTTCAACCCCAACGTGCGAGCCGAAGTGGCCTTCAACGCGGAGAGCCGCCATATCGGCACCTCCCGCTCCGCCGGCGTGCTCGTGACCCTCACTACACCGGGGGGCGGCCTCATCTCCGGCATGTCTTCGGCAATGAGCCTCGAGGGGTGGGACTGGGAGGAGATGTCCATGAAGTCGGCAGCGGCCCTGAACGTGAACTGGCCCAACCCCAACCCCCGCCGGGGCCGGGGCCGGGGGGGCCGGGGCCGTGGCTTAGGGCCCGACTCGCAGGACACCCCCCCCACCTACGCCGAGCAGGTCGAGCAGCTCAAGGACTTCTTTGCGGAGGCGCGTGCATATCGCGACGCCACCGCTGCGGGTGAAGAAGTGCGGACCGACTCGCGCTACATCGCCATGATTCCGGCCCTCGACGGGGAGATCCCGGTAGTGGTGTCAGCGGACGGTGCGGCCCAGATCAACGATGCCATCACCTGGGCCCAGGAAGAGGGAGTGTGGCTCGTGATACGTGGAGGGCGCGACGCGATTCACGTGGCGGACCGACTGGTGGCCAACGATATCCCGGTGATCCTCACCTCGACCATGGCGGCGCCAGGCCGGGCATACGAGGGGTACGACGGAGCTTACTCCATGCCGGCCCGCCTTCACGAAGCGGGAGTGAGGTTCGCCATTTCCGGCGGCTCAGGGTCGCTCTACACGAACCGATTGCCCTGGGAAGCAGGCGTCGCCGTGGCCTTTGGGCTCCCCGAAGAAGAAGCCCTCAAGGCTGTCACGATCAACGCCGCAGAGTTCATGGGGATCAGCGACCTTGTGGGCTCACTGGAGCCCGGAAAGCAGGCGACGCTCCTCATCACCACCGGAACCCCGCTGGACATGACCAGCGACATCGAGCAGATCTACATCCAAGGCCGCGAGATCGACATGATGGACATCCAGAAGTTCTTCTTCGAGAAGTACATGCAGAAGGTGCTGCAGAAGAGGCGGGTAGTGAGCTAG
- a CDS encoding DUF3237 domain-containing protein: MASAQAPASELESEFLFELVLDVDAQLDAGHTRIAPVTGGTFSGPRIKGTVHPGGADWITQVSGHSSLDVRITLETDDGALIYMSYTGVVRRGDNGLYWRVRPIFQTASEKYDWLNHVVCIGKNKQVPGKVAYDIFGIL, translated from the coding sequence ATGGCATCTGCGCAGGCACCTGCCAGCGAACTCGAGTCGGAGTTTCTCTTCGAGTTGGTGCTCGACGTTGACGCCCAACTCGATGCCGGCCATACCCGCATTGCGCCCGTTACCGGTGGAACCTTCAGCGGACCACGAATCAAGGGAACCGTACATCCCGGAGGCGCCGACTGGATTACGCAGGTATCGGGTCATAGCAGTCTCGACGTGCGCATCACTCTGGAAACCGATGACGGTGCGCTCATCTACATGTCGTACACCGGAGTTGTTCGGCGAGGAGACAACGGACTGTATTGGAGAGTACGACCCATCTTCCAGACCGCGTCGGAAAAATACGACTGGCTCAACCATGTCGTTTGCATAGGCAAGAACAAGCAGGTGCCTGGCAAGGTTGCCTACGACATTTTCGGCATCCTGTAG
- a CDS encoding helix-turn-helix transcriptional regulator: MAIREEIVSQAERRVSRGAMYTTLERLLAKGYVTWTLGDPTPERGGRAKRHFTVTSQGRDALRVSGRALFNLWTGQESILEER, from the coding sequence ATGGCGATCCGCGAAGAGATTGTGTCGCAAGCCGAACGGCGTGTGAGCCGCGGCGCGATGTACACGACACTCGAGCGCCTGCTCGCCAAGGGATACGTTACTTGGACGCTGGGCGACCCCACCCCTGAGCGTGGTGGCCGTGCGAAGCGTCATTTCACGGTCACCTCCCAGGGTCGAGACGCGCTACGCGTGTCGGGTCGTGCTCTCTTCAATTTGTGGACGGGGCAGGAGTCTATCCTGGAGGAACGGTGA
- a CDS encoding pyrroloquinoline quinone-dependent dehydrogenase: MNRFTLCTLFMALGLFTGSGLAQQGATGAEWRSYGGDIGSTKYSPLDQINRDNLGDLRIAWQWESVDGRFDLDRLREDYPNLQVPNDIAAVRISNLKATPLMVGGVLYISTPLSQIAAIEAATGETLWVHDPRSYVSGIPIMLLGFSNRGLAYWTDGERERLILGTGDAYLIAVDARSGDAVPGFGDDGRVDLMDGIPRARRAPPPMNYSITSAPVVCGDVVIVGSAISDQPRFREAPPGHVRGFDARTGELLWTFHTIPQPGEFGHETWEDGSWRYTGNTNVWTLMSADEELGYVYLPVGNATNDHYGGHRPGNLLFANSLVALECSTGRRVWHYQLVHHDLWDYDPPAAPNLIDITVDGRAIKAVAQVTKHAFTFVFDRETGEPVWPIEERPVPASDVPGEWTSPTQPFPTKPPPFDRQDATIDNLIDFTPELRAEAIEILGQYRSGPLFTPPSLIDAGPDGTRGTIALPGYTGGANWSGAAVDPETGILYVSSATQPIIPRLVELGPERSTLRYSRGPMRAPPGPDGLPLFKGPYGRITAIDLNEGEIVWQESNGPGPASIRDHPRLEGLELPALGGGRDFLLVTETLLFSGQQRPNAEGSYVLTARDKATGEVLGEVPLPGRAIGAPMSYMVEGTQYIALTVQGNPPRLVALAVR, translated from the coding sequence GTGAATCGGTTCACGTTGTGCACACTCTTCATGGCCTTGGGCCTCTTCACGGGGTCAGGCCTCGCACAGCAGGGCGCGACGGGCGCAGAGTGGCGGAGCTACGGGGGAGACATCGGGAGCACCAAGTACTCGCCACTCGACCAGATCAACCGGGACAACCTCGGAGACCTTCGGATCGCTTGGCAGTGGGAGTCGGTCGACGGGCGATTCGATCTGGACCGACTCAGGGAGGACTATCCGAACCTCCAGGTCCCCAACGACATCGCGGCTGTCCGCATCTCGAATCTCAAGGCGACGCCTTTGATGGTGGGCGGCGTCCTCTACATCTCCACCCCCTTGTCCCAAATCGCGGCAATCGAAGCTGCCACCGGTGAGACGCTCTGGGTTCACGATCCGCGGAGCTATGTGTCGGGCATTCCAATCATGCTGCTCGGCTTCAGCAACCGTGGGCTAGCCTACTGGACCGACGGAGAGCGGGAGCGGCTGATTCTGGGGACCGGAGACGCTTACTTGATCGCCGTCGACGCCAGGAGCGGGGATGCAGTTCCCGGCTTCGGCGATGACGGTCGGGTCGACCTGATGGACGGCATACCGAGGGCCCGCAGGGCTCCACCCCCCATGAATTACTCGATCACGTCGGCCCCGGTCGTGTGCGGGGACGTGGTCATCGTAGGATCGGCCATCTCCGACCAACCCCGGTTCCGGGAGGCTCCACCCGGGCACGTCCGCGGCTTCGACGCCCGCACCGGCGAGCTGCTCTGGACGTTCCACACCATCCCCCAACCTGGAGAGTTCGGTCACGAAACGTGGGAGGACGGCTCGTGGAGGTACACGGGGAACACCAACGTTTGGACGCTCATGAGCGCCGATGAGGAGCTCGGCTACGTCTACCTCCCGGTCGGCAACGCGACGAACGATCACTATGGCGGGCACCGGCCAGGCAACCTTCTCTTCGCGAACAGCCTCGTCGCCCTGGAATGTTCGACCGGAAGGCGCGTCTGGCACTACCAGCTCGTACATCACGATCTGTGGGACTATGATCCGCCGGCCGCTCCCAACTTGATCGACATCACGGTGGACGGGAGAGCGATCAAGGCTGTCGCGCAGGTGACCAAACATGCCTTCACGTTCGTCTTCGATCGCGAGACCGGCGAGCCCGTCTGGCCAATCGAGGAACGACCGGTTCCCGCCTCCGATGTGCCGGGTGAGTGGACGTCCCCAACACAACCCTTCCCGACGAAGCCCCCTCCATTCGATCGGCAGGACGCCACCATCGACAATCTCATCGACTTCACGCCCGAGCTGCGAGCCGAGGCGATCGAGATCCTGGGGCAGTATCGAAGCGGCCCCCTCTTCACGCCGCCTTCGCTCATCGACGCCGGGCCGGACGGGACCCGAGGCACGATCGCGCTTCCAGGCTACACGGGCGGCGCGAACTGGAGCGGCGCGGCCGTAGATCCGGAAACGGGCATTCTGTATGTGTCCTCGGCGACGCAGCCGATCATCCCCCGCCTGGTGGAGCTCGGGCCGGAGCGCTCCACCCTTCGGTACTCGCGTGGCCCGATGCGCGCGCCGCCGGGCCCGGACGGTCTGCCACTCTTCAAGGGGCCGTACGGGAGGATCACCGCGATCGACCTCAACGAAGGAGAGATCGTCTGGCAGGAATCCAACGGGCCCGGGCCGGCCAGCATCCGGGATCATCCACGGCTGGAGGGTCTGGAGTTGCCAGCGCTCGGTGGTGGCCGGGACTTCTTGTTGGTTACCGAGACACTCCTGTTCTCAGGCCAGCAACGGCCGAACGCGGAGGGGTCTTACGTACTGACTGCGCGTGACAAGGCGACCGGCGAGGTCCTCGGGGAGGTCCCGTTGCCCGGGAGAGCGATCGGCGCCCCCATGAGCTACATGGTCGAAGGCACGCAGTACATCGCCCTCACCGTCCAGGGTAATCCACCCCGACTCGTTGCATTGGCCGTGCGTTGA
- a CDS encoding DUF1326 domain-containing protein, producing the protein MAVQWMIRGTEFANCNCNYGCPCQFGSPTTHGNCEGVISGHIEEGNFGDVRLDGLAFAMLFWWPGEIAAGDGRLQFVIDESASDEQRDGLGQILRGENTARRCDALLRIQQHGVRGARYRLRAHRPRDRYRGQNRTAERSWGGRVHRLANHQSTQWRAVALAHQPPERIRVHGRGNGLWLVQDHCRDRAGADR; encoded by the coding sequence ATGGCGGTCCAATGGATGATCCGAGGGACGGAGTTCGCAAACTGTAACTGCAACTACGGGTGCCCCTGCCAGTTCGGCTCCCCTACGACCCATGGCAATTGTGAGGGCGTCATCAGCGGTCACATCGAAGAGGGCAACTTCGGCGATGTCCGGCTGGATGGCCTCGCCTTCGCGATGCTCTTCTGGTGGCCGGGAGAGATCGCAGCAGGCGACGGGCGGCTTCAGTTCGTCATCGACGAGAGCGCCTCTGACGAGCAACGAGACGGGCTGGGCCAGATCCTACGCGGCGAGAACACTGCTCGCCGGTGCGACGCACTTCTTCGTATACAACAGCATGGCGTCCGAGGTGCTCGATACCGTCTACGCGCCCATCGACCTCGAGATCGATATCGAGGCCAGAACCGCACGGCTGAGCGTAGCTGGGGTGGTCGAGTCCACCGGCTCGCCAATCATCAATCCACACAGTGGCGAGCCGTCGCGCTCGCGCATCAACCTCCCGAACGGATTCGAGTACACGGTCGCGGAAATGGGCTCTGGCTCGTCCAAGATCACTGCCGGGATCGAGCTGGAGCTGACCGATAG
- a CDS encoding ornithine cyclodeaminase family protein has translation MTVPKILELDDIKRLIDPRQLIREIETGFVLYSEGRVVVPPVGFLHFDQPPGDVHIKYGFVTGDDFYVLKMASGFYDNPERDLPVSDGLLLVFSQKTGQLELILLDECWLTDMRTAAAGAVAAKHLAASDIHHIGIVGTGVQARMQLEMLRDVVDCQSCFIWGRDADKARSMIEDLRAREVIQAWGLDLKVATDIDELVGQCNLIVTTTSAREPLIRADQIQKGTHITAMGSDDHGKQELEAGVLAKADRVVADSVSQCVDHGECFHAVQEGQLDEGAILELGNVIKNPEIGRASEDQITVADLTGVAIQDIQIAKMVEHAVRLADQANTPTPTPGSGPT, from the coding sequence ATGACGGTGCCCAAGATCCTCGAGCTCGATGACATCAAGCGCCTGATCGATCCCCGCCAGCTCATCCGGGAGATCGAGACCGGCTTCGTTCTCTATTCCGAAGGTCGGGTGGTCGTTCCGCCTGTTGGTTTCTTGCACTTCGACCAACCTCCCGGTGATGTGCATATCAAGTATGGATTCGTGACCGGTGACGACTTCTACGTTCTGAAGATGGCATCCGGGTTCTATGACAATCCTGAGCGGGACCTGCCGGTCAGCGACGGGCTGCTCCTGGTCTTCAGTCAAAAGACCGGGCAACTCGAGCTGATTCTCCTGGACGAGTGTTGGCTCACCGATATGCGCACCGCGGCGGCTGGGGCGGTAGCAGCCAAGCATCTGGCTGCAAGCGACATCCACCACATCGGGATCGTCGGCACCGGCGTACAGGCGAGGATGCAACTCGAAATGCTGAGGGATGTGGTCGACTGTCAGAGCTGCTTCATCTGGGGCAGAGATGCTGATAAGGCGCGAAGTATGATCGAGGATCTCCGAGCGAGAGAAGTCATCCAGGCTTGGGGATTGGATCTCAAAGTCGCGACGGACATCGATGAACTGGTTGGCCAGTGCAATCTCATCGTGACCACGACATCCGCCCGAGAGCCTTTGATTCGCGCCGATCAGATCCAGAAGGGAACGCATATCACCGCCATGGGATCCGATGATCACGGCAAACAGGAGTTGGAGGCCGGCGTCTTGGCGAAGGCCGATCGGGTCGTTGCGGACAGCGTTTCACAATGTGTCGATCACGGCGAATGCTTTCATGCGGTTCAAGAAGGTCAGCTCGACGAGGGTGCCATTCTCGAATTGGGCAACGTGATCAAGAACCCGGAAATCGGTCGAGCCAGCGAGGACCAGATCACCGTGGCGGACCTGACCGGAGTGGCGATCCAGGACATCCAGATCGCTAAAATGGTCGAGCATGCCGTGCGCTTGGCAGATCAGGCCAACACCCCCACCCCCACCCCCGGCTCAGGTCCGACATAA
- a CDS encoding DUF2182 domain-containing protein: MPKRDLLAVVAALGGTTALAWIYLVRASGGMPELSVSMEMVRIRALDAGDFVLIFLMWAIMMVGMMVPSPSAAPTTMVYAAVARKAGRQGSVVAPTVVFVSGYVALWTLFSVFATVAQWALDQAALLSPMMVTTSPLLGAGLLVAAGVYQVTPIKLACLEH; encoded by the coding sequence GTGCCGAAGCGCGACCTGCTTGCGGTCGTGGCCGCGCTCGGCGGCACGACCGCGCTCGCCTGGATTTATCTGGTACGTGCTTCCGGCGGCATGCCGGAGTTGTCGGTGTCGATGGAAATGGTGCGCATTCGGGCTTTGGACGCTGGCGACTTCGTTCTGATTTTCCTGATGTGGGCGATCATGATGGTCGGCATGATGGTGCCTAGTCCTAGTGCAGCGCCCACGACCATGGTCTACGCCGCGGTGGCCCGTAAGGCGGGTCGGCAAGGGTCCGTTGTTGCACCTACCGTCGTTTTCGTCTCTGGCTACGTCGCGCTATGGACTCTGTTCAGCGTATTCGCGACCGTGGCGCAATGGGCGCTCGATCAAGCGGCCCTTCTGTCACCCATGATGGTTACGACGAGCCCGTTGCTCGGAGCCGGCCTCTTGGTGGCCGCGGGCGTGTATCAGGTCACGCCCATCAAGCTCGCCTGCCTCGAGCATTAG
- a CDS encoding amidohydrolase family protein: protein MRAILSFLGLTLLLTGGVSAQQATRTEPVTGIRDNGIGFHALVGARVVTAPGQVLDGATIVIRNGLIQQVGRNMEPPPGARVWDLAGHTIYPGFIDAHADLGMDAVPEGGDVGPTHWNPQVRAWFSTTMNSQDDPDRRAALRSQGFGTALVVPKQGIFRGTASVVNLGDAGVRDRVLRPDLVQAVGFQRSFELGGAYPNSAMGTIALIKQTFMDADWYMRAWGAYEASGRAFLPPETSEALAALEDAVQGNQPIVFETGSEEEYLRAYKLAAEYGVDAWFRGSGEEYRIIDVLRGRTDPLIIPLSFPDAPDVDDPESALNASLADLRDWYLAPTSPAQLAAAGIRFAITSDGLSSLNEFLPNLRIAVARGLSTDDALAALTTTPAAWLGLENTHGTIEEGKIANLVVSEGDLFTEEATVRDVWVHGQVYEVTRPPEIDPRGTWQITSDDEWGFEATLRLEGPLNRLRGSIDIAGPDGATIDLASAEVVAETGRIVVRFDGEDLGYEGVALLAGSVRGEEFYGWTSLPNGANPSFRGFRTEAYEGPVRGTVAMNVPEIDLPFIRPMMEYGRSAIPEQPAAVVVRNATVWTQGPQGRMENADLLVQAGKVVAVGPDLDAPRGAMEIDATGKHVTPGLIDPHIHSGVSSVNESGFAIVPEVQMGDVLTHNNIWMYRQLAGGLTTAHIKHGSANPIGGENVFVKMRWGSLPEDLKLEDAPRTVKFALGENPKRRQGRYPDTRMGTQEIIRDHFLAARDYEREWQRWEASGEGIPPRRDLRMEAILDILSQELLISSHGYRADEFLALVRLAEEFGFRVQTLQHGVEAYKIAPELAASGVAAVVWSDWGGFKLEAYDATVYNARILIEAGVVTALHSDNSEIASRMNWEAGKLLRTGLTQEQALSTVTNQAAKAVAIDARVGSLEAGKDADFVIWSGNPLSQFTRAEQTWVDGRRYFSIEEDAAMREQIDWERTQLIQAILSVAENGDEDMGEGRGSN, encoded by the coding sequence GTGAGAGCAATCCTCTCCTTCCTGGGGCTCACCCTCCTGCTGACCGGCGGAGTCTCAGCCCAACAGGCGACCCGGACCGAGCCCGTGACGGGCATCCGGGACAACGGCATCGGCTTCCACGCGCTAGTGGGCGCACGGGTCGTGACGGCTCCGGGGCAGGTTCTGGACGGCGCCACGATAGTCATCCGAAACGGACTCATCCAGCAGGTCGGTCGCAACATGGAGCCCCCGCCCGGCGCGCGCGTCTGGGACCTGGCGGGCCACACGATCTATCCGGGCTTCATCGATGCCCATGCGGACCTAGGGATGGACGCAGTCCCCGAAGGCGGCGACGTGGGGCCAACCCATTGGAACCCACAGGTTCGGGCCTGGTTCAGCACCACGATGAACTCCCAGGACGACCCCGACCGCCGGGCGGCGCTCCGCTCCCAGGGGTTTGGGACGGCGCTGGTCGTGCCCAAGCAAGGCATCTTCCGAGGCACCGCTTCGGTCGTGAACCTGGGCGACGCCGGGGTCCGGGACCGGGTGCTCCGCCCCGACCTGGTCCAGGCCGTGGGCTTCCAGCGCTCCTTCGAGTTGGGTGGAGCCTACCCCAACTCTGCCATGGGGACCATTGCGCTCATCAAGCAGACCTTCATGGACGCCGACTGGTACATGAGGGCGTGGGGCGCCTACGAAGCCAGTGGCCGCGCATTCCTACCGCCCGAGACCAGCGAGGCGTTGGCGGCACTCGAGGACGCGGTGCAGGGCAATCAGCCGATCGTCTTCGAGACCGGCAGCGAGGAGGAGTACCTACGGGCGTACAAGCTTGCCGCGGAGTACGGCGTGGACGCCTGGTTCCGGGGGAGCGGTGAGGAATACCGCATCATCGATGTGCTCCGGGGACGCACCGATCCGCTCATCATACCTCTGAGCTTCCCTGACGCGCCCGATGTCGATGATCCGGAGTCGGCGCTGAACGCCAGTTTGGCCGACCTGCGCGATTGGTATCTGGCGCCTACGAGCCCTGCCCAGTTGGCCGCTGCCGGCATCCGCTTCGCCATCACCTCCGACGGGCTTTCGTCGCTGAACGAGTTCCTACCCAACCTGCGGATCGCGGTGGCACGGGGGCTCTCCACGGACGACGCCCTGGCGGCGCTCACCACCACGCCGGCGGCATGGCTGGGACTCGAGAACACCCACGGCACCATCGAGGAGGGCAAGATCGCCAACCTCGTCGTGAGCGAAGGCGACCTCTTCACCGAAGAGGCCACCGTCCGCGACGTCTGGGTGCACGGGCAGGTTTACGAGGTCACTCGCCCGCCCGAGATCGACCCCCGAGGCACCTGGCAGATCACGTCCGACGACGAGTGGGGCTTCGAGGCGACGCTCCGTCTCGAGGGCCCACTGAACCGCCTGCGCGGGTCCATCGATATCGCGGGCCCCGACGGCGCCACCATCGACCTGGCCTCGGCAGAGGTCGTAGCCGAGACCGGCCGTATCGTGGTGCGCTTCGACGGGGAGGACCTGGGATACGAGGGCGTCGCCCTCCTGGCGGGTTCGGTACGGGGTGAGGAGTTCTACGGCTGGACGTCCCTCCCCAACGGGGCAAACCCGTCCTTCCGCGGGTTCCGCACAGAGGCGTACGAGGGACCCGTACGGGGCACGGTGGCCATGAACGTCCCCGAGATCGACCTGCCGTTCATCCGACCCATGATGGAGTACGGGCGGAGCGCCATCCCCGAGCAGCCCGCTGCCGTGGTGGTGCGCAACGCCACCGTGTGGACCCAGGGTCCTCAGGGGCGGATGGAGAATGCCGATCTCCTGGTCCAGGCCGGTAAGGTGGTGGCGGTGGGTCCTGATCTCGACGCGCCCAGAGGCGCGATGGAGATCGACGCCACCGGCAAGCACGTGACGCCTGGGCTCATCGACCCCCACATCCATTCCGGGGTGAGTTCGGTCAACGAGAGCGGTTTCGCCATCGTTCCCGAGGTTCAGATGGGCGACGTGCTGACCCACAACAACATCTGGATGTACCGCCAGCTCGCCGGCGGGCTCACGACCGCTCACATCAAGCACGGCTCCGCGAACCCCATTGGAGGAGAAAACGTCTTCGTGAAGATGCGTTGGGGCTCTCTGCCCGAGGACCTCAAGCTGGAGGACGCGCCCCGCACGGTGAAGTTCGCGTTGGGGGAGAACCCCAAGCGGCGTCAGGGGCGTTACCCGGACACGCGAATGGGGACGCAGGAGATCATCCGCGACCACTTCCTGGCCGCGCGTGACTATGAGCGGGAGTGGCAGCGCTGGGAGGCCAGCGGGGAGGGGATTCCCCCGCGCCGCGACCTGCGCATGGAGGCGATCCTCGACATCCTGAGCCAGGAGCTGCTCATCTCGTCGCACGGCTACCGGGCCGACGAGTTCCTGGCCCTGGTCCGCCTGGCCGAGGAGTTCGGCTTCCGGGTGCAGACCCTGCAGCACGGGGTCGAGGCCTACAAGATCGCCCCCGAGCTGGCAGCCTCTGGCGTGGCCGCAGTCGTGTGGAGTGACTGGGGCGGGTTCAAGCTCGAGGCGTACGACGCTACGGTGTACAACGCCCGCATCCTGATCGAGGCGGGCGTGGTGACGGCGCTCCACTCCGACAACAGCGAGATCGCCAGCCGCATGAACTGGGAGGCGGGCAAGCTGCTCCGCACCGGCCTTACACAGGAGCAAGCGCTCTCGACGGTGACCAACCAGGCCGCGAAGGCCGTGGCCATCGACGCCCGTGTGGGCTCGCTCGAGGCGGGCAAGGACGCCGACTTCGTCATCTGGAGCGGCAACCCCCTATCTCAGTTCACCCGGGCCGAGCAGACCTGGGTGGACGGCCGACGTTACTTCTCCATCGAGGAGGATGCGGCCATGCGGGAGCAGATCGATTGGGAGCGCACGCAGCTCATACAGGCCATCCTCTCCGTCGCGGAGAACGGGGACGAGGACATGGGCGAGGGGCGCGGGAGCAACTGA
- a CDS encoding nuclear transport factor 2 family protein, which translates to MTEGKPPFPPFDREAALKKVRAAEDAWNSRDADRVAMAYSEHSHWRNRAEIFEGREAVREFLRRKWDKELDYRLIKDLWAFTENRIAVRFQYEWHDDAGQWYRAHGNELWEFDDDGLMRRREASINDRPIAEADRRFHWSAPGPRPDEHPGLIDSPE; encoded by the coding sequence ATGACAGAAGGAAAGCCGCCGTTTCCGCCTTTCGATCGCGAGGCCGCCCTCAAGAAAGTCCGAGCTGCCGAGGACGCCTGGAATAGCCGCGACGCCGACCGTGTAGCGATGGCGTATTCCGAGCACAGCCATTGGCGGAACCGCGCGGAGATCTTTGAGGGGCGTGAGGCCGTCCGCGAGTTTCTCCGACGAAAGTGGGACAAAGAGCTGGACTATCGCCTCATCAAGGACTTGTGGGCATTCACCGAGAACCGCATCGCCGTGCGCTTCCAGTACGAGTGGCATGACGATGCCGGGCAGTGGTACCGAGCCCATGGGAACGAGCTGTGGGAGTTCGATGACGACGGGCTCATGCGTCGCCGCGAAGCGAGTATCAACGATCGACCCATCGCCGAAGCCGACCGGCGCTTTCATTGGTCCGCCCCGGGCCCGCGACCTGACGAGCATCCCGGGCTCATCGACTCACCGGAATAG
- a CDS encoding DUF2182 domain-containing protein, protein MGLLFLGGVMNLLWIAAIAIFVFTEKVIPMRHARAASRLTGTAMILAGVVLLVRWTVAAG, encoded by the coding sequence ATGGGGCTCCTCTTCCTGGGGGGCGTGATGAACCTGCTTTGGATCGCCGCGATCGCGATCTTCGTATTCACCGAGAAAGTGATACCGATGCGTCACGCGCGCGCAGCGAGCCGCCTTACAGGTACGGCGATGATTCTAGCCGGCGTGGTGCTTCTGGTTCGTTGGACGGTCGCAGCAGGGTAG
- a CDS encoding DUF2182 domain-containing protein, with product MRSRPSSSPASSISQSPAYFLSEHWRPGTMGAFRMGLHHGSFCVGCC from the coding sequence ATCAGGTCACGCCCATCAAGCTCGCCTGCCTCGAGCATTAGCCAGTCCCCGGCGTACTTCCTCTCAGAGCACTGGCGTCCCGGCACAATGGGGGCGTTCCGAATGGGGCTGCATCATGGCTCGTTCTGCGTGGGATGCTGCTGA